The sequence AGGCAGCGCGGAACGCGCTGCCTGTCGTGTGTGGTGCCAGTGGCGTGTTGAGAGCACCTCGTGACTGAGGTGCTCATCGTCCAGCAGACGATACGCTGCGTTCACCTCGCCCCAGGAGCCGCATTGTTGAGGGAGAGAGTCTTCTGGAGAAGCAGCGAAAGCCGTCCCAATGCTGACGGCTCGTCTTGTCCTACGGACATCCCCGAGGTCAAGGTCACCCCATTGCTCCTCTGCCCATTGCGGAGCATTCAGCCAAGTGCTGTCCATTCCCTAGTTTGCATCACTTATGGGTAACGATCAGGCCTTTAGGCATGGGGTATGTCACTCTCGACAACCAGGTGCTCAAAGAGGTCGTCGCAAAAGAAGAGTGAACACCGAGGCGTCGCCGCAGTTCCAGACGCCGCCGAAACGGCAGATGGTGGACTTCGTGCGACAGTGCTTCGCAGTTCCAGAAGGGCGCACTTGGCACAGGCTGGGAGCCTTTCCGCGCTTCACTCGCGTACGACGCACCACGCCCTCCAGGCTGAAGCTCACCTCACCTTGGATACACGAGCGTTGCGCCGTCTTTGACCCTTTTTTCAACCTCTGGGCGTGTGGTCTGCACCCAGGTTCTCACGGCCTGCCTGTTCTGTTCCAGCGCACTCTTGCTGGGTTGTCGAGAGGAGAAGCCGAGACGCTGGAGGCGCTCCTGTCATCAACAGCCCCGAGACCGTGACCGCCCTGCACCAAATGCTCGTATGCCCTGCGCAACCGTTCCCTCGACACCATCCCGCAAGCTGTACCGTTTTCGCCGCATCGGCGGCCTGTGCAGTGCTCGGAGTCACCCGAGGGCCCCGTATGATATCTGAGGCGGCAATATGAGTTTCCTCGATCGTGTTGCTGATCGCGTACAGCGTGCCCTGCTCGGACAGGGCGTGCAGTCATGGCGGCTCGAACACATCCGAATCATACGGAATCGAACAAAACTCTCTGAGTTTTGGCGAGCCAGGGTTCCCACCTATCAGGGAAGTGAAAGGGAATCTGGGCGGTGTTTCCAGATTCGCTAGAATCGGAGCAAACGTGTATCACAGGTCGCTGATGGCGTTCGAGGCGCCCAAACCACAGGTCTTGTGCGTGTCGAATGCCTTGTCTGTCTTCTGGCAGGGACGACGTTCGGTCTGCCGACAGCTTGTGCCTGCCAGAACGACGCACTCTCCAGAATATCTGGGCCGATCAGGGCAGGGCGGGCCGCTGGGTCAGCCGGTCCCAGCGCAGCACCTGACCCGTCCCGGGGGCCGCCGCGCCGTTCACGGTGAGGAACGCGTCGCCCTGCGCGTTGAAGGTGATGGACGTGGGCGTGTTTAGGCCCGTGAGCACCGTTTCTTTGACACCCCCGGCCTTGATCCTGACGATGGCCCCGGTGCCCGGCGTCGGCCCCATCGCCCCGAAGGTTCCCAGTTCCACGGCATAGAGGTTGCCGTCCGGCCCGGCCCGCAGATCGGTGACGGTGGTGAGGCCGGTGGCGTAGTCGCTGCGGCTGCTGTCCTGCGCGACACGCACCACCTTGCCGGCACCGGGCAGGAAGGGGTAGCCAGGCAGCAATGAAACGTAGGCGCTGCCGTCGTTCAGGAACGCGATGCCGGTGGGCACCGCCTGCGACACCGGGGGCGTGTTGGCGGGGGGGTTGACATTGGCGACCGGATCGAAGACCGTGACGAGAGAGACGGTTCCGGTCGCGGGATCGACGCGTAGCAGATCGTTGCCCCCGGCATCTGCGACCCAGAGCTGACCGTCCGGTCCGGCGGCCAGGGCGTAGGGATGGCTGTCCGCGCCCTGTTTGTCTGGATCGTTCGTCGATTCGTAGGCCCACAGATTGCCGACATCGGTGAGGGTGGCTCCCAGCCGAACCAGTGTCCCGACATGTGCTGGCTGCTGAATGCTGGCCCCGGCAATCCAGTGGCCGCTCGACACGTACATCTGACCACCAAGCTCGGTGAGGCGGCTGGCCCCGCTGGTGTCGGTGCCCTCCCGTTCGGAGGGCACCAGCGCCACGGTGCTGCGCTGGCCGGAAGGACTGACGCGAATGACGGCCGCCGTCATGCCGGTATGGGCCGTGGTGGGGCCGCCTCCATCTGGGCCGCCGGGCACCGTATACGTGTCCGGGCCGCCTGTGCCCGAGTCGGTGATGTACAGCGCGCCGTCGCTGCTCAGAAAGACGCCCTGCGGCGAGTTCAGGTGATCGGCCACCACCAGTCCGGCGGCAGGGGTGGTCTGGACAGGGGTCAGCCCGCAGGCGGAGAGCAAGGTAGTGCCCGAAAAGAGAATGGCCACTGAAAGGGAAAACCGGTTGAGGGGAGCGCGCTTTGACATGATGTCTCCTTGAAAATCGGAAGAGGACGCAGGCCGCGCGGGAAGAGGCAGCGAATGAACGCCGCCCATCAGATCCCTGGAGCGCTGTGTGTTCCGTCCGTTGTGCGGGCAGGGCCGAATGGTCAGATACGCTGAGCGGGACTGGAGCGTCCGTCCGAACGTCGCCGATGAGAGGCGGCATGCTCAGACTCCCGCCGGATCGACACCCCGGGGGCGACGTGCTGCGCGCGACAGGGCAAAGCCATTTCTTGGAAACGATGATCCGGCGCTTCCATCCGAACATCCCCGGACGCTTCGACGGTCTGCTGTCTGTTTTCACAGCCCCACCGTAGTTGGAGCACAGTGATTGGGAAATGACAGGGGCCGCCAGGAAATCAGTTCCCGAACAGCCCTGGCTCCGTCAGACGCCGCCTGTTCGCCTTGGAATGTAGGTTCACGGTTGAACCGTTGCCCCGGCCACCCCGATGCTTTGCCGACCGGCTGTGTCGTCTGCGTCCAAAAGCGGCTTGAGGAAGCAAGATTCCTCTCGGTTCCACTTCCATCATCTGTCAGCCACGCTGCTTCTGCCACGGTATGTGCAGAGCGGGAACCATACGCCCGCCTGGCCCGGAGCAACCGCATAGTGAGGCCCGGGGCTTTTTCAAAGGAGGTTTTGAATGTCCAGTCTGTACAACACCCTGCTCTTTGTTCATATCGTCTCGGCCATCCTGCTGTTCGTGGTAGAGGGAATCACGGCCTTTGCCCTGCGTGAGTTGCGCGCCGCGCCGCATCAGGAGGCAGCTCGGCAGGCGCTGGCCCGCGTGCAGGCGATGGCCCTCTTGGGCAAGCTGACACCCCTCGTCGTGCTGCTGAGTGCCTTGGGTCTGTGCGCCCTCGCCTGGGGCTTCAAGACGCCTTGGGTGCTGCTGTCCCTGGTGGGCTTCGTGGGCATTGCCGTGCTGGTACAGGTGGTCGATCATCCCCGGCTGCTCCGCCTGAAGCACCTGCTCGGCGACGACTTGCCCTTCCAGCAGCTCCGGCCTGTCCTGACCGATCCGGTGTTGCGGCGTGCGGTTCGAGTACGCCTCAGCCTGCTGCTCTGGCTCGTCTTCCTGATGACCGTCAAACCGGCGCTGCTGCTCGGCCTGGGGACCCTGTTGCTGTTCGGGGTGGGGACACTGCTGTTACCGATCACGACAGAACCTGCCCCTGCCTCCCTGCCGACTTGACCCGGCCTCTCTCCAGGGAGGTTCGCCCGGCATCACCCGTCTGTGTCGCTGCTTTTCGTCCTCACCGCCTAGCTCCTGGTTGTGGAAGTTCCAGTGGCGCGGGCGGTGGCATCTCTGAATGAGCGGGCGAACATCGAGAGGGTCACCTTCTCCCGCCTCTCCCCGGAGGGCTGCCACCCATTCTGGACGCTCAGCCCGCCGTGAGAACCGGCAGAACTCGACAAAGCCTGGGCAGTGACTCTGGTAAGCTGCAAGGATCATGCCGACATCTTCGTGGCATCTGTCCCTGCTCGGTGTCCCGCAGTTGCGTTCCCCGGCGAACCAGGTGATTCGCTGTGACGGCAAACCCATGGCGCTGCTGGCGCTTCTCAGCCTCGAAGGCCGGATCAGTCGCGTCCGTCTCGCCGACCTGCTGTGGCCCGGCGTGAGCGAAACAACTGGCCGCAACAACCTGGTGAATCTGCTGCGGCGTTTACGACAGAAACTCGGAACCGAAGTCTGGATAAGTGGAGACAGTCTCGCCCTGTCGCCCGAGGTGGAGGTCGACGTGTTGAGGTTGCTGGCAAACGGCTCCGAGCAGGCGCCGCCGGGAACTGGCAGACTCTTGGAAGGGTACGACTGGCCCGACTTGCCGGACTTCTTCGACTGGCTGCTGGCCTGGCGCGCGCGGCTGGACGCGCTCTGGATCCGACAGACGATGAAGCTGAGCGCCCATCTGGAAGCTCAGCAGCGTTACTCGGGGGCGCTGGAGGCGGCCCGGCACGCTCTGACCTTCGATCCACTGTCTGAAGAAGTCCACCGGTCGGTGATGCGACTCCTGTATCTCGGTGGCGATCCGGCTGCAGCCCAACAGGCGTACGAAGCGTGCTGTGCGGTGCTGCACACGCACCTGAAAACCGAGCCGATGCCTCAGACGCGCGAACTGATGAACCGCATCCGACAGGGCCTCCTCACGTCGTCAGACGGTGCGGGTCAGACCCGCCCGCTCAGCGCACCACCCCCGAAGCTGCGCGCCACGCGGTTGATTGGCCGGGAGCATGAATGGGCACGTATGGAACAGGCCTGGACGCAAGGGCAAACGATCTTCCTGGTGGGTGAGGCAGGATCGGGGAAATCTCGATTGGCCGCCGAGTTCGTGGCGCGGAAAGGAGAGGGTCTGCTGTTCGAAGGTCGACCTGGCGACATCACGGTGCCGTTTGCCTCGGCCACGCGCGTCATGCGCCGTGTGCTGAGCGGATTGAACGTGGACCTGTTGCCCGGCGAACTGCGAGACCGTCTGGCACGCCTGCTGCCGGAAGTGCAGGCAGGGCCATCTGCCACGAATGCTGGTGTGCCCGCTCCTGCTCCGGCCACACCGCAGCAGGAGCGGGCACAGCTCCAGGACGCTCTCCAGACGCTGCTGGTGCGGGGCCTGTCGAACAAGGTCGCCCTGATCGCTGATGACCTTCAGTACAGTGACGACGCCTCCATCGAGGTCTGCCTGGAGCTGGCAGCCATGAATGTTCTGGGGAACGTTCCGGGTGACAGGTCAGCGGCGCGTCCCACCATCGTCTGCTATCGACCGGCCGAGCTGGCCAGCACCCACCGAGCAGCACTTGCCCAGCTCGTCAAGTCCGGGGACGCGGTGCAGATCGAGATCGTGCCGCTGTCCGAAGTGCAGGTACGCGAACTGCTCGGCGGCCTGCCCGTACCGAACGTACAAGCACTCGTAGAGCCGATCATGCACCTGAGTGGCGGCAACCCGATGCACGTGCTCGAAGCGGCCCGCCACCTGATCGAGCGACGTGACGGTGGAGCGCAGGCGGGCCTGCCGCCCCGGCTGGAACTCCTGATGACCATGCGGCTGGAACGGCTTCCGGCTGTCGCGCTTTCAGTCGCGCGGGCGGCCAGCGTGCTGCAACACGACTTCACGCCGGAGCAGGTGGCCGAGATGCTGGATCTGCCGCTCCTTGAGACCGCCGCTGCGTGGGATGAGTTGACCCGTGCCGAATTGGTGGCGGGAGAGCGCTTCAGTCATGACTTGGTGGCCGAGGTGATTCTCGGGCACATCCCGGTCGTGGTCAAACGCTTGCTCCACCGCGCGGCTGCCCGGACGCTGGCCGGGGCGGGGGCCGCTCCAGCGCGTGTGGCCCGGCAGTGGCTGGACGGCGGTGAGCAGCTCAGTGCCGCACCCTGGCTGCTGCAAGCCGTGTCCGCCGCGCAGCGCCTGTTCCGGCACCGTGAGGCAGTGGGGTTCGCCGCGCAGGCCGCCCAGATTCTGGAAGCCGCAGGACGCAGAGAAGAAGCCTATGACGCCTGGATTCAACGCGCTCACCTGCTCGCCGACCTCGAAGATCAGGATACAGAGCAGATCAGGGCCGTGCAGGATCTCCACCGAACGGCGGTCAGCGTTTCCCAGCAGGCCCAGGCATATCTGCTGGAGGCGCGGCTGCACTTCAAATCTGGGGATGCCTCCAGTATGGTGCGGGCCAGTGAGCAGGGATTGACGCTGGCTCGGTCGCAGCCGAACGTTCATCTCGAAGGTGAACTTCAGGAGGTGCTCGGCATGGCCCTCCTCGTGGCCCGGCAACCGATCCGATCCGCCGCCGCCTGGACTCGGCTGCTAGAGCTGGGACAGATGTTGACCGACGAGCGATTTCAAGCGAGTGCCCAAGAGGGACTGGGGTATCTCCTGTCCTTCACTCAGCCAGCATCAGCCCCCTGGCATTACGAGCAGGCCGAACAAGGGTTTGTCACGCTCGGCGATCCCGCCCGGGCTGCGACCTCCGCTCAAAAAGCGTCGCTGCTGGCCTTTCAGCACGGCAACATTCCCAGCGCGATTCAGATCCTCTTGCGGGCACAGGGGTACGTGGCTCCGCTGGAAGGCCATAACGTCACCAAATTATTGCTCGCCGAAAGCCTGAGCCGGGCGTGGCTGGCCCAGGAGGAATACACCCTGGCCCTTGACACACTTGACCAGGCCGAAGAAACGCACGGCCTGCCCAGCCTCTCACGTTCAGGCGCTGTGGCGCTGCACCGTGCGCTGATCCTCACGCGCCTCGGGGCCACCGAACAGGCCCGGCAGCTTCTTGAGCCTCTGCTGAATTCAACACAATTTCCCAACAACATGAAGCTTCAGCTCAAGTTGACGTGGGGAAACGTGCTGCGCATGTTGGGACAAACGCGGGAGGCACATCTGGTCTGTGAGCAGGCGCTCGCCTTGCTGGCAACGCAGGATCAGGCCCATTCGCGGGTACGTCTGGCACTCCTTCAGTCTCTGCTCGCGCCGCTCCACTGCCGGGACGAGATACTGTCCTCAGCTTTACGTATCTGCCGTCAGCATAAATTTCGCGCGCTAGAGGCAGCCGTACAGGTTCGTTTGTGCGCGTCGGCGCTGGAGTGTGGTCACGCACCGACTGAACTTCCTGACGCATTACCCGATGCGACCGAAGTCGGCCCGGAGGAACTGTGGTCGGTGAGGCTCATCAACCTGCGCCGAGAGAACGCCGATGCTGCTCACCTCCTGGCCATGGAGGAACGTGCCCGGGCGTGGCTGGAGACGGTGTCTCGACGTGTGCCAAGCACCTACCTCGCTCACTTCATACACACGCGTGGCCGATTCCTTGCAGAATGAAGGAGGTCAGAAGTCACCCGCTCTTTGTAGTTGGGCGCTCCCCAACACCGTGTCTCTCGAGGTCGGTTGTATGCAAGGATGACACATGGTCCGCTCTACCAATGACCCGACTCTTGTGACGCGTGAACAGGTGGAAGGCTTCTTCATTGGCTGGCCGAACCCGCCGCAGCCAGAAACCCTACTGCGTCTTCTTCAAGGCAGCTACCGCGTCATATTGGCACTTGATGGGGACCAGGTGGTTGGATTCGTGACCGCAATCAGCGATGGGGTTCTCAGCGCGTACATACCGCTGCTTGAGGTACTGCCAAGTCACCAGGGGCGCGGTATTGGTACCGAGCTCACCCGCCGGATACTGGACGACCTCACCAACCTCTATATGATCGACGTGATGTGTGACAAGGAGGTCGCCCCTTTCTATGAGCGCTTGGGACTGCGCCGGGCGACCGGCGTGATCCGCCGAAATTATTCCAGGCAGTCGGGCGAGTGACCACATAGTGCTACCTGCGTGAGTCGAAGACAGGTGACGAGGCGTAGCCCCGGAGCAGCAGCATACCGTCCCACTCATGCTGTGGAAAGCAAGGTAGTGACAGATGGATGCGGGTATCCAGAGACGGCACCTGCAGGGAGGCGTCAGCATGACAGACAGTCGATTGGGCTGGAAAAAGGAGCGGCAACAACGCTGTGCAGAGGTGCTCATATGGATACGCAGCCGCACACCAGGGCTGGCGGTGCCTTCTGCTCTGTCCCTAGGACGCAAGGCAGCGTACGTGGGTGGGTCTGGTGCGGCCCTGCTCCTGAGCTTGATAGTGACGGGGACGACGCTCGCAGCTGCATCACTCAATACGTTCTGCAATCCGCGGTTCGGGTACTGCGTGTCGGTCCCGTCTTCTCTGATCGCGCTGCCGCCCCCTGAAAATGGCGATGGACAAACTTGGCAGAGCCGGGACAGGCAGGTGCAGGTGCTGGCGTGGGGATCGTACAGTCCAGCGGTTCTGAATCTGAACACGCCGCACGCAGCGATGGTATGGCTCGTGAGCGCCGAGCAGCAGAACGGTTCGCGCGTGACGTACCGGTTTGTGGGTTCAAACCGGGTCGTGCTCAGCGGGTTTACCAGGTCGGGGCAGGTGTTCTACCAGCTAGTACGGGTACGAGCGGGCAGCGAATCGGGGGTACGGATTGAGTACGCGCCGCGCCTTAAAGCGGTCTGGGACGCGCGGGCAGCTCAGATTGCAGCGACGCTCACGCCGCCCAATGCGCTCTGACCGTTCAGCGCGAGTGGCAGCATGCTTGTTCCCTTCAGCGGCAAGACCTTGTGTCTCGTTGAGATTCGCGAGAGGGTAGTACGCCCAGCACATGCATGAAATCTGCAGTGCTGCCATCAACGGCAACCGCATGTACCCCATCTTGCTGCAGTACCCCAAGGAATTCCCGGAGCAGTTTGCCCTGCAATTCAAAGCGGCAGAGGAGAAAGCCAATCTCAAAGAGACCCTGAGCTATTTGGGCGAGGTATATAACGACGAGGTCACGAATCAGGTCGAGTCGCTGACTGCCACAATTGAGCCGGTGCGGATGGTGATGCTCGGCTCGGTCGTTGGCTTCATCGTCGTGAGTGTCTTCCTGCCGATGACCAGCATGATGCAAGCGCTCGAAAAGTAGGTGAATCCCCTCAAACTGACCGCTCCCCACTGCTTCAAGAGGAACATGCCCACGATAAGCAAAGTGGGCGTGTTCCTCTTGGGATCCAACATCATTTCATTTCAACTGAGTGCCTTTCAGAGAATGATCTCCAGCTGACTGGGAATTCCCCGAAGCATCGGGTCTCGCTCATGCGTCACCGCTGAGCACTGACCGACCGAATATTTGTCAGTCCCTCTTGCCTGTCAGGGGCGCTGCGGGTAGTTCCCCTGAAGGGCGATGCAGAAATTCAAAACCAGTGATGGCATCAGGTTGGAATGCGCTTGGTTGTCACCCACCGTCGTCAGTGCCTGAGGCGCCATCGGCACCACACGGGCCGTGCTGCTCTGGTAAGCGAAGACGCCCTGCGACTGCGCTAGAACACGGTTGGGTGAGGGTATGTTCAGATCTGCGGGGTCGAGCGCGTCCGCCATCAGGAAGTGGGTGTGCTTTGGAAGTTCTGAGAGCAAGAGGGTCACCGTTTCATCGCCGCCCGACTGGCCCAGGTCGTAGAGCGACAGCCCGCTGCCTTGCCCCGGCATCATGGGAACATTGCCCTGCATGTTCGGCAGCGCGAAGGTACTCTTCCCATCGCCACCGTACGTGGTCCCCAACAACGAAAAGAGCGCGGTGTTCTGACTGATCGGCATGATTTGGCCATTACACATGGCCCACCCCTTCGGCGCAAAATTGAAGGGAAACACCCGAATCTCTGCTATGAATGGATCCATGCTGCTGCTCCTTTAGCTCGGGCTCGGGTAGATGCCGTACATCGAAATGATGAAATTCAGGCACAGGTACGGCTGCAGGTTGGTGTGCGGCTGACTGGTCCCTGCAGGAAAGATGGCCTCGCTGTGCATTGCATCAGTGGCCTGACCTTCGTAGTACAAATTGATGCCCCCGCTCGTCTGCGCCAACACCGATCCGGCAGGCGAAGCGCTGCTGCCCGCATTGGTGGTCGCCATCAACGAGTGCGTGTGAACAGGCATCTGTTGGGTACTCAGCGTTACCTGCTCCTCACCCCCCATCTGCGCGACCTGAAAGCCATTACCGTAATGCATCGGCACGCGGCTTTGCAGATTCGGCAGATTGAATGTCTCCTGACCATCGCCGCCATATGTCGTGCCGATCAGGTTAAACAGAACGTCGTAGTCGGAAATGGCGACCGATTGCCCTTGGCAGAACAGCCAGCCGACGGGTGCGAAATTGCCTGCAAAAATTCGAATTTCACCAACATAAGGCTGTGCCATGTGTGAACCTCCTGCTTCAGGTGGGAGACGGGAAGATGCCGGAGGTCGCGATGCAATACGACAACGTCAGATACGGCTGCATGTTGTCGTGCGGCTGACTGTTTCCCACCGAGGTCACACTGCTGGGGTCCAGCGTTGTCAGGCCACTTGCCGCGCCGTAGCCGCCATTGACCGGCGCGAGCAGCGCCGAGGCCGGGTCGCCTTGGGTGTTCGCCGAGTCGCTCGACGCCGCAAGGGTATGCATGTGGGTCGGCAGCTGCCCGGCCGTCAGGGTGACGCTCTGACTACCTGGCTGTTCCCCAAGGGTGTGCCCGTTGCCGAAATGCATCGGCACACGGCCTTGCAGGTTCGGAAGTGCGAACGTGACGATCCCATCACCGCCGTAGGTGGTCCCCAACAGGGAAAACAACGCCTGATTCTGATTGATCGGCAACAGTTGCCCGTTGCACAGCGCCCAACCATTCGGGGGATAGATAAAACTCATCAGCCGGATTTCACTCAGAAACGGTTCTGCCATACAACACTCCTTTGAGACTGCGAGGTCTTGACCTCACAGGGGACCATACCGGGAAACGGGCGGTGCTGCTTACGGAAGTGTGGTGGGCTGTGGACAGGCCGCACCGCCGGGAGTATTGAAGTAGCCACCGCCACCCGCCGTTGAAGAAGCCGCGGCCGTTACCGTTCCAGGATTTCTGCCGGTCAGGTACGTCGCGACCGCTGCTGTGCCGTTTGACGCGCCGGTATAGCCCGGCAGGAACATCTTGGTGTTGAAACGCTGATTCGGACGAATCCGGGTGCTGAAATTGGTAATGCTGTTGCTTGAAAGGTCGGCACAAAA is a genomic window of Deinococcus ruber containing:
- a CDS encoding ScyD/ScyE family protein, producing MSKRAPLNRFSLSVAILFSGTTLLSACGLTPVQTTPAAGLVVADHLNSPQGVFLSSDGALYITDSGTGGPDTYTVPGGPDGGGPTTAHTGMTAAVIRVSPSGQRSTVALVPSEREGTDTSGASRLTELGGQMYVSSGHWIAGASIQQPAHVGTLVRLGATLTDVGNLWAYESTNDPDKQGADSHPYALAAGPDGQLWVADAGGNDLLRVDPATGTVSLVTVFDPVANVNPPANTPPVSQAVPTGIAFLNDGSAYVSLLPGYPFLPGAGKVVRVAQDSSRSDYATGLTTVTDLRAGPDGNLYAVELGTFGAMGPTPGTGAIVRIKAGGVKETVLTGLNTPTSITFNAQGDAFLTVNGAAAPGTGQVLRWDRLTQRPALP
- a CDS encoding AAA family ATPase, which gives rise to MPTSSWHLSLLGVPQLRSPANQVIRCDGKPMALLALLSLEGRISRVRLADLLWPGVSETTGRNNLVNLLRRLRQKLGTEVWISGDSLALSPEVEVDVLRLLANGSEQAPPGTGRLLEGYDWPDLPDFFDWLLAWRARLDALWIRQTMKLSAHLEAQQRYSGALEAARHALTFDPLSEEVHRSVMRLLYLGGDPAAAQQAYEACCAVLHTHLKTEPMPQTRELMNRIRQGLLTSSDGAGQTRPLSAPPPKLRATRLIGREHEWARMEQAWTQGQTIFLVGEAGSGKSRLAAEFVARKGEGLLFEGRPGDITVPFASATRVMRRVLSGLNVDLLPGELRDRLARLLPEVQAGPSATNAGVPAPAPATPQQERAQLQDALQTLLVRGLSNKVALIADDLQYSDDASIEVCLELAAMNVLGNVPGDRSAARPTIVCYRPAELASTHRAALAQLVKSGDAVQIEIVPLSEVQVRELLGGLPVPNVQALVEPIMHLSGGNPMHVLEAARHLIERRDGGAQAGLPPRLELLMTMRLERLPAVALSVARAASVLQHDFTPEQVAEMLDLPLLETAAAWDELTRAELVAGERFSHDLVAEVILGHIPVVVKRLLHRAAARTLAGAGAAPARVARQWLDGGEQLSAAPWLLQAVSAAQRLFRHREAVGFAAQAAQILEAAGRREEAYDAWIQRAHLLADLEDQDTEQIRAVQDLHRTAVSVSQQAQAYLLEARLHFKSGDASSMVRASEQGLTLARSQPNVHLEGELQEVLGMALLVARQPIRSAAAWTRLLELGQMLTDERFQASAQEGLGYLLSFTQPASAPWHYEQAEQGFVTLGDPARAATSAQKASLLAFQHGNIPSAIQILLRAQGYVAPLEGHNVTKLLLAESLSRAWLAQEEYTLALDTLDQAEETHGLPSLSRSGAVALHRALILTRLGATEQARQLLEPLLNSTQFPNNMKLQLKLTWGNVLRMLGQTREAHLVCEQALALLATQDQAHSRVRLALLQSLLAPLHCRDEILSSALRICRQHKFRALEAAVQVRLCASALECGHAPTELPDALPDATEVGPEELWSVRLINLRRENADAAHLLAMEERARAWLETVSRRVPSTYLAHFIHTRGRFLAE
- a CDS encoding phage tail protein; this translates as MAQPYVGEIRIFAGNFAPVGWLFCQGQSVAISDYDVLFNLIGTTYGGDGQETFNLPNLQSRVPMHYGNGFQVAQMGGEEQVTLSTQQMPVHTHSLMATTNAGSSASPAGSVLAQTSGGINLYYEGQATDAMHSEAIFPAGTSQPHTNLQPYLCLNFIISMYGIYPSPS
- a CDS encoding type II secretion system F family protein — its product is MHEICSAAINGNRMYPILLQYPKEFPEQFALQFKAAEEKANLKETLSYLGEVYNDEVTNQVESLTATIEPVRMVMLGSVVGFIVVSVFLPMTSMMQALEK
- a CDS encoding phage tail protein, which codes for MDPFIAEIRVFPFNFAPKGWAMCNGQIMPISQNTALFSLLGTTYGGDGKSTFALPNMQGNVPMMPGQGSGLSLYDLGQSGGDETVTLLLSELPKHTHFLMADALDPADLNIPSPNRVLAQSQGVFAYQSSTARVVPMAPQALTTVGDNQAHSNLMPSLVLNFCIALQGNYPQRP
- a CDS encoding phage tail protein, with the protein product MAEPFLSEIRLMSFIYPPNGWALCNGQLLPINQNQALFSLLGTTYGGDGIVTFALPNLQGRVPMHFGNGHTLGEQPGSQSVTLTAGQLPTHMHTLAASSDSANTQGDPASALLAPVNGGYGAASGLTTLDPSSVTSVGNSQPHDNMQPYLTLSYCIATSGIFPSPT
- a CDS encoding IS4/Tn5 family transposase DNA-binding protein produces the protein MDSTWLNAPQWAEEQWGDLDLGDVRRTRRAVSIGTAFAASPEDSLPQQCGSWGEVNAAYRLLDDEHLSHEVLSTRHWHHTRQAARSALP
- a CDS encoding GNAT family N-acetyltransferase — protein: MVRSTNDPTLVTREQVEGFFIGWPNPPQPETLLRLLQGSYRVILALDGDQVVGFVTAISDGVLSAYIPLLEVLPSHQGRGIGTELTRRILDDLTNLYMIDVMCDKEVAPFYERLGLRRATGVIRRNYSRQSGE